A genomic region of Barnesiella viscericola DSM 18177 contains the following coding sequences:
- a CDS encoding tetratricopeptide repeat protein, with protein MDDNLTIDTGNKEFQDALSLIRYTHQSVFLTGKAGTGKSTFLKYVCEHVKKKHVVLAPTGVAAIHVGGSTIHSFFKMPFRPMLPDDPDLSLTGGRIYDLLKYNKKQRQLLREVELIIIDEISMVRADMIDFIDRVLRVYSGNMRLPFGGKQLLLVGDVYQLEPVVTADMRDILGRFYPNAYFFSARVFREMALVPIELQTVYRQQDERFVQLLDKIRNNTATREELDLLNSRYIRDYECDNNDFSITLATRRDQVDFINENRLARLPGEEHTFRGEIKGDFPEGSLPTSLELVIKPGAQVMFIKNDPDRRWVNGTIGIVSDITDDEKIEVVLESGELYELERCVWENIKYTYNEKEKSIEENVLGTFVQFPIRLAWAITVHKSQGLTFNKVVIDFTGGAFAGGQTYVALSRCKSLEGIVLKKPIMHRDIFVNPDIVRFSREFNNPALIEQSLKLAQADRLYADTVKAFDEGDFDRMLQSFFKAIHTRYDIEKPVIQRYIRRKLNVINQLREKNRELRQSLADKDTVLRKYAREYYLLGNECITKAKDVRAALANFDKALALDPTMVDAWVRKGITLEDGGDEHEAMRCYNEAVRLSPLNFKALYNRGRLRYKQGDYEAALSDFAKAVKQKPGHATAHDRLGDTFIKLDMPDMAARHWAIAEELREERQQNNQK; from the coding sequence ATGGACGATAACTTGACAATAGATACTGGGAACAAGGAGTTCCAAGATGCGTTGAGCCTCATTCGATATACCCACCAGTCGGTCTTCCTCACCGGGAAGGCGGGTACGGGTAAATCGACCTTCCTGAAATATGTGTGCGAGCATGTCAAAAAGAAACACGTGGTGTTGGCCCCCACCGGGGTGGCCGCCATTCATGTGGGGGGCAGTACGATACACTCGTTTTTCAAGATGCCCTTCCGGCCCATGCTGCCCGACGACCCTGATTTGAGTCTGACAGGAGGCCGCATCTACGACCTGCTCAAATACAACAAGAAACAGCGCCAACTCTTGCGTGAGGTCGAGTTGATTATTATCGACGAGATTTCGATGGTGCGGGCCGACATGATTGATTTCATCGACCGGGTGTTGCGGGTCTATTCGGGCAATATGCGTCTGCCGTTCGGGGGCAAGCAGTTGCTGCTGGTGGGCGATGTGTATCAGTTGGAACCGGTCGTGACGGCCGACATGCGCGACATACTTGGCCGCTTTTATCCCAATGCCTATTTCTTCTCGGCCCGGGTGTTCCGCGAGATGGCTTTGGTCCCCATCGAATTGCAGACGGTCTATCGTCAGCAGGACGAACGTTTTGTGCAACTCTTGGACAAGATACGCAACAATACCGCTACGCGCGAGGAGCTCGATTTGCTCAACAGCCGCTATATCAGGGATTATGAGTGCGACAACAACGATTTCTCGATTACGCTGGCCACCCGTCGCGACCAGGTCGACTTTATCAACGAGAACCGGTTGGCCCGTCTGCCGGGCGAGGAGCACACCTTCCGGGGCGAAATCAAGGGCGACTTTCCCGAGGGCAGTTTACCCACCTCGCTCGAACTGGTCATCAAACCGGGTGCGCAGGTCATGTTTATCAAGAACGATCCCGACCGCCGGTGGGTGAACGGTACGATAGGCATCGTCTCCGACATTACCGACGACGAGAAGATTGAGGTCGTGCTCGAATCGGGCGAGTTGTACGAGTTGGAGCGTTGTGTGTGGGAGAATATCAAATACACCTATAACGAGAAAGAGAAGAGCATCGAGGAGAATGTGCTGGGCACCTTTGTGCAGTTTCCCATTCGGCTGGCTTGGGCCATCACCGTTCACAAGAGTCAGGGGCTTACCTTCAACAAGGTGGTCATCGACTTTACCGGCGGAGCCTTTGCCGGTGGGCAGACCTACGTGGCGTTGAGCCGGTGCAAGTCGTTGGAGGGGATTGTGCTGAAAAAGCCCATCATGCACCGCGATATTTTTGTCAATCCCGATATTGTGCGATTCAGCCGGGAGTTCAACAATCCGGCTCTCATCGAGCAGTCGTTGAAGCTGGCGCAGGCCGACCGGCTTTATGCCGATACGGTCAAGGCCTTCGACGAGGGTGATTTCGACCGTATGCTGCAATCGTTTTTCAAGGCCATTCACACGCGTTATGATATTGAGAAACCGGTGATTCAACGGTATATTCGGCGCAAGCTGAATGTAATCAATCAGCTGCGCGAGAAGAACCGGGAGCTGCGCCAGTCGCTGGCCGACAAGGATACCGTGTTGCGCAAGTATGCCCGCGAGTATTATCTGTTGGGTAACGAGTGCATCACCAAGGCCAAGGATGTGCGGGCTGCACTGGCCAATTTCGACAAGGCGCTGGCGCTCGACCCCACGATGGTCGATGCCTGGGTGCGAAAAGGTATTACGCTCGAAGATGGTGGCGACGAACACGAGGCCATGAGGTGTTACAACGAGGCCGTTCGGTTGAGCCCGTTGAACTTCAAGGCCCTTTACAACCGGGGCCGTTTGCGCTACAAGCAGGGCGATTACGAGGCGGCGCTTTCCGATTTTGCCAAGGCCGTCAAGCAGAAGCCCGGGCATGCCACGGCACACGACCGGCTGGGCGATACCTTCATCAAGCTCGACATGCCCGACATGGCCGCCCGCCATTGGGCCATTGCCGAGGAGCTGCGGGAAGAGAGACAACAGAATAACCAAAAATAG
- a CDS encoding OmpP1/FadL family transporter, protein MKSVKYVLAWAALCSSPMLFGQGVVDALKYSQQDIRGTARYMGMAGAFGALGGDITTLSQNPAGIGVYRNSDIAATIDLSNQVSSVNTAGVKSTDNKFNFSCNNFGFVWTVRFNQEALKNLNFGFAYNKQKSFDRTYKTAYSGITGASSLSGYIAKLSEGYTADNLGYSDNSSYDPYDQNPWLNVLGYQSYLINPKSTASNTWGSIVGNGSTATGDLYVREKGSIDEYNFNIGGNIYNVFYWGIGLTVTDFSYDVQSGYGENLTNGYLPDANGIMGSPNANGWYLMQNMLHTNGSGFKANLGVILRATNNFRLGFAFHTPNYYKMTDTYSASVKYDFTQGSTSYNDLAETPSGSYSYEFQAPWRMIASAAYVFGQGGILSFDYEYTASNGMSFDDPYTIDMFYNTNQEISEMVSPTHTFKVGGEFRITPQFSARLGYAYQTSPVKSEYRSGHEIPTAGTLTQFTLDRATNYFTVGLGYRFSNVYVDLAYMHRYRRSELFPFSPIPSTGENPFNPDEVEPSLAITPQISTLTDHNNSFVLTMGVKF, encoded by the coding sequence ATGAAAAGTGTAAAATATGTTTTGGCTTGGGCTGCTCTTTGTAGCAGCCCGATGCTCTTCGGCCAAGGCGTTGTCGATGCCTTGAAATATTCTCAACAGGATATACGGGGAACGGCTCGTTACATGGGTATGGCCGGAGCCTTTGGCGCCTTGGGCGGTGATATTACCACCCTGAGTCAGAACCCGGCCGGCATCGGGGTCTATCGCAACTCCGACATTGCAGCCACCATCGACCTCTCCAATCAGGTGAGTTCGGTCAATACGGCCGGCGTGAAGTCGACAGACAATAAATTCAATTTCTCGTGCAACAACTTCGGATTCGTGTGGACCGTGCGATTCAACCAGGAGGCCTTGAAGAATCTGAATTTCGGGTTTGCCTACAACAAGCAGAAATCGTTCGACCGCACCTACAAGACCGCCTATTCGGGTATCACGGGGGCCAGTTCGCTCTCGGGCTATATCGCCAAACTCTCCGAAGGATATACGGCCGACAACCTGGGCTACTCCGACAATTCGAGCTACGACCCCTATGATCAAAATCCCTGGTTGAACGTGTTGGGCTATCAGTCTTATCTGATTAATCCCAAGAGTACGGCCAGCAATACGTGGGGTAGTATCGTGGGGAATGGTTCCACGGCAACCGGCGATCTCTATGTGCGCGAAAAGGGCTCTATCGACGAGTATAACTTCAATATCGGCGGGAACATATACAATGTCTTTTATTGGGGTATAGGTCTTACTGTTACCGACTTTTCGTATGATGTACAGAGCGGATATGGCGAGAACCTTACCAACGGTTATCTGCCCGACGCAAATGGAATCATGGGTTCGCCCAACGCCAACGGCTGGTACCTGATGCAGAATATGTTGCACACCAATGGCTCGGGCTTCAAGGCCAATCTGGGTGTCATTTTGCGGGCTACCAATAACTTCCGCCTGGGGTTTGCTTTCCACACGCCCAACTACTATAAGATGACCGATACCTATTCGGCATCGGTAAAATATGATTTTACGCAGGGAAGTACTTCCTATAACGATTTGGCCGAGACCCCCAGCGGCAGTTACAGCTATGAGTTTCAGGCGCCGTGGCGCATGATAGCCAGTGCCGCCTATGTGTTCGGGCAAGGTGGAATTTTGAGCTTCGACTACGAGTATACGGCCAGCAACGGCATGTCGTTCGACGACCCTTATACGATTGATATGTTCTACAATACCAATCAGGAGATTTCCGAGATGGTTTCGCCCACGCACACCTTCAAGGTGGGGGGCGAGTTCCGTATCACGCCGCAATTCAGTGCCCGTTTGGGATATGCCTATCAGACCTCTCCCGTTAAGTCGGAATATCGTTCGGGGCATGAGATTCCCACGGCCGGGACGTTGACCCAGTTTACACTCGACCGGGCGACCAACTACTTTACCGTAGGGTTGGGGTATCGCTTCTCCAACGTCTATGTCGATCTCGCCTACATGCACCGCTATCGTCGTAGCGAACTTTTCCCTTTCTCGCCGATACCTTCGACCGGGGAGAATCCCTTTAATCCCGACGAAGTGGAACCATCGTTGGCCATTACTCCGCAGATTTCGACCCTTACCGACCACAACAACTCGTTTGTGTTGACGATGGGTGTGAAATTTTGA
- a CDS encoding HdeD family acid-resistance protein, giving the protein MDISTMYFWGKTKYWWTLIVVGLLMIPCGLWLWTQPALGYEVLSMLLGWLLILFGIVQLIVSSNVKQKVKGWGWWLAGGIIDILIGFILVGNLSFSETILPFFFAFIFLYKGISNLTSAFYLFSTHKYWWVYLINAVLLLVLGFLFLAMPFMATFSIVFLCAAAFIYWGITLILFGYSLRPGAQ; this is encoded by the coding sequence ATGGATATTTCAACCATGTATTTCTGGGGGAAGACCAAGTATTGGTGGACCCTGATTGTCGTTGGGTTACTCATGATTCCCTGCGGTTTGTGGCTTTGGACGCAACCGGCACTGGGCTACGAAGTCCTCTCCATGCTGCTGGGGTGGCTGCTGATTCTTTTCGGCATCGTGCAACTCATCGTTTCGAGTAACGTGAAACAGAAGGTGAAAGGGTGGGGCTGGTGGCTCGCCGGAGGGATCATCGACATACTCATCGGCTTTATTCTGGTGGGGAATCTCTCGTTCAGCGAAACGATATTGCCCTTCTTCTTCGCCTTTATTTTCCTGTACAAGGGTATCTCGAACCTGACATCGGCATTCTATCTGTTTTCAACGCACAAGTATTGGTGGGTCTATCTCATCAATGCCGTGCTGTTGCTCGTGCTTGGTTTCCTGTTTCTGGCGATGCCCTTCATGGCCACCTTTTCGATTGTCTTTTTGTGTGCTGCCGCCTTCATTTACTGGGGCATAACGCTCATACTTTTCGGATACTCGTTGCGTCCTGGGGCTCAGTAA
- a CDS encoding tRNA1(Val) (adenine(37)-N6)-methyltransferase, with amino-acid sequence MANSYFKFKQFTIYQERAAMRVGTDGVLLGAWCRLDGAERVLDVGTGTGLIAIMAAQRSTARIDAVELDFGAACDAAQNAGLSPWSDRITVYAADFVQSYGPYTRPLYDHILSNPPYFVQSLLPPDRRREHARHTGSLDYEALFEGAAVLLRPGGRLSLIAPADLEEHLAFVALLHGFYPVRYTYVSGIAGRAPKRLLSEWGRERLPLETDALAVERRGEGYTPEYVALTRDFYLKM; translated from the coding sequence ATGGCAAACTCTTATTTCAAATTCAAGCAATTTACCATCTATCAGGAGCGTGCCGCCATGCGGGTAGGTACCGACGGGGTGCTGCTGGGGGCCTGGTGCCGGCTGGACGGAGCCGAACGGGTGCTCGATGTGGGTACCGGTACCGGGCTGATTGCCATCATGGCGGCTCAGCGTTCGACGGCCCGAATCGATGCCGTGGAGCTGGATTTCGGGGCTGCCTGCGATGCGGCTCAGAATGCCGGGCTTTCGCCTTGGAGCGACCGCATCACGGTCTATGCCGCCGATTTCGTGCAAAGTTACGGCCCGTACACCCGGCCGTTGTATGACCATATACTCTCCAATCCGCCCTATTTTGTGCAATCGCTTCTGCCACCCGACCGCAGGCGGGAGCATGCCCGTCACACCGGTTCGCTCGATTACGAAGCCCTGTTTGAGGGGGCGGCGGTATTGCTGCGCCCGGGCGGACGTTTGTCGCTCATCGCTCCGGCCGATCTGGAAGAGCATCTCGCTTTTGTGGCCCTGTTGCATGGCTTCTATCCGGTGCGCTACACCTATGTGTCGGGCATTGCCGGCCGGGCGCCCAAGCGGCTGTTGAGCGAGTGGGGCAGGGAGCGCCTGCCTTTGGAGACCGATGCGCTGGCCGTAGAGCGACGGGGCGAAGGCTATACTCCCGAATATGTGGCGCTTACCCGCGATTTCTATTTGAAGATGTAA
- the lon gene encoding endopeptidase La gives MICENDENTPSIMPLFTEISGQNDSECKTLDTKGLPILALRNMVLFPGVAIPVNVGRTKSLQLVKDAQNNHTPIGVVCQRDASVEDPGRDDLYEVGVVGEIIKILEMPDDSTTVILQGKMKRFRIDEVTETFPYMRANVSLENEIMPESDDKEFEALVSALKDLTFELLKNIGEQAKELIFAIRNIDNAHYLINFLGANVPLSAAQKQELLNIDHIKDRLYKLYEMLTQEAQLLQIKADIQSKTREDLNQQQREHFLQQQIRTIQEELGGNMQDQDIQELRERAEKKKWDAKTAEIFEKEMRKLERLHPQSPDFSVQYTYLDTLLELPWNEYTQDNFNLNHVQKQLDKDHYGLEKVKERIIEHLAVLKLRGDMKSPIICLYGPPGVGKTSLGKSIAEALNRKYIRISLGGLHDEAEIRGHRRTYIGAMPGRIIQGLIKAKSSNPVFVLDEIDKIGNDFKGDPASALLEVLDPEQNNAFHDNYIDIDYDLSKILFIATANNLNTISQPLLDRMELIDISGYIIEEKVEIGRRHLVPKQLENHGLKEGDVVIPKKVMAAIVDRYTRESGVRELDKKIARIMRKIARMKASGKEYNHTLSIDDLHEYLGAQEYTRDKYENNDYAGVVTGLAWTAVGGEILFVESSLSKSKGEKLTLTGNLGDVMKESAVIALQYIKSHASLLGINEDVFDKWAVHIHVPEGAIPKDGPSAGITMVTSLASTFTQRKVKDHLAMTGEITLRGKVLPVGGIKEKILAAKRAGIREIILSEENRKDIEEIKDTYLKGLTFHYVKNIEDVLKIALTDEKVKNAIEIK, from the coding sequence ATGATCTGCGAAAACGACGAAAATACACCTTCGATTATGCCACTGTTTACCGAAATATCCGGGCAAAACGACTCGGAATGCAAGACGTTAGACACCAAAGGGTTGCCTATACTCGCCTTGCGCAACATGGTATTGTTCCCGGGCGTAGCAATCCCGGTGAACGTAGGCCGGACCAAGTCGCTGCAACTGGTCAAGGACGCACAGAACAACCACACCCCCATCGGCGTGGTATGCCAGCGCGACGCCTCGGTCGAGGACCCGGGCCGCGACGACCTCTACGAGGTGGGTGTCGTGGGCGAAATCATCAAGATACTCGAAATGCCCGACGACAGCACTACGGTGATTCTGCAAGGGAAAATGAAACGGTTCAGAATCGACGAGGTGACCGAGACTTTCCCCTACATGCGCGCCAATGTGTCGCTCGAAAACGAAATCATGCCCGAGTCCGACGACAAGGAGTTCGAGGCTTTGGTATCGGCCTTGAAGGACCTTACCTTCGAGCTGTTGAAGAATATAGGCGAACAGGCCAAAGAGCTCATCTTTGCCATTCGCAACATCGACAATGCCCACTACCTGATTAATTTCCTGGGGGCCAACGTACCTCTGTCGGCCGCCCAGAAACAGGAACTGCTCAATATCGACCACATCAAGGACCGCCTCTACAAGCTCTACGAGATGCTTACCCAGGAAGCTCAGTTGCTGCAAATCAAGGCCGACATTCAGTCCAAGACGCGCGAAGACCTCAACCAGCAGCAACGGGAACATTTCCTGCAACAGCAAATCCGCACCATTCAGGAGGAGTTGGGCGGCAACATGCAAGACCAGGATATTCAGGAACTGCGCGAACGGGCCGAGAAAAAGAAATGGGACGCCAAGACGGCCGAAATCTTTGAGAAAGAGATGCGAAAACTCGAACGGTTGCACCCGCAATCGCCCGACTTTTCGGTACAATATACCTATCTCGACACGTTGCTCGAACTGCCGTGGAACGAGTACACGCAAGACAACTTCAACCTGAACCACGTGCAGAAGCAGCTCGACAAGGACCACTACGGTCTCGAAAAAGTGAAGGAGCGTATCATCGAGCATCTGGCCGTACTGAAACTGCGGGGCGACATGAAATCGCCCATCATCTGCCTCTACGGACCTCCGGGCGTGGGTAAAACCTCGCTGGGCAAGTCTATCGCCGAGGCGCTGAACCGCAAGTACATACGTATCTCGCTGGGTGGTCTGCACGACGAGGCCGAAATTCGGGGGCACCGCCGCACCTATATCGGCGCCATGCCGGGACGTATCATTCAAGGGCTCATCAAGGCGAAGAGCTCCAACCCAGTATTTGTGCTCGACGAAATCGACAAGATAGGCAACGACTTCAAGGGCGACCCGGCTTCGGCGCTGCTCGAAGTGCTCGACCCCGAACAGAACAACGCCTTTCACGACAACTACATCGACATCGACTACGACCTGTCGAAGATTCTGTTCATTGCCACGGCCAACAACCTCAACACCATATCGCAACCCCTGCTCGACCGTATGGAGCTGATTGACATCAGCGGCTACATCATCGAGGAGAAGGTAGAGATAGGTCGTCGCCACCTGGTGCCCAAACAACTCGAAAACCACGGGTTGAAGGAGGGCGACGTGGTGATACCCAAGAAAGTGATGGCAGCTATCGTCGACCGCTACACCCGCGAGTCGGGCGTGCGCGAACTCGATAAGAAGATTGCCCGCATCATGCGGAAGATTGCCCGCATGAAAGCCTCGGGCAAGGAGTACAACCACACCCTCTCGATCGACGACCTGCACGAGTATCTGGGGGCTCAGGAGTACACCCGCGACAAGTACGAGAACAACGACTACGCCGGTGTCGTCACCGGGCTGGCCTGGACAGCCGTGGGCGGCGAGATACTCTTTGTGGAGTCGAGCCTGAGCAAATCGAAGGGCGAAAAACTTACTCTCACGGGTAACCTGGGCGACGTGATGAAGGAGTCGGCCGTCATCGCCCTGCAATACATCAAGTCGCACGCCTCGCTGCTGGGTATCAACGAAGATGTGTTCGACAAGTGGGCCGTGCATATCCACGTACCCGAAGGGGCCATACCCAAAGACGGTCCCTCGGCCGGTATCACGATGGTCACTTCGCTAGCCTCGACCTTCACCCAACGCAAGGTCAAGGACCACCTGGCCATGACCGGCGAGATTACCCTGCGGGGCAAAGTGCTCCCCGTGGGCGGTATCAAGGAGAAGATACTGGCTGCCAAGCGGGCCGGCATACGCGAAATCATTCTCTCGGAAGAGAACCGCAAGGACATCGAAGAGATTAAGGATACCTACTTGAAGGGGCTCACCTTCCACTACGTGAAGAATATCGAAGACGTGTTGAAGATTGCGCTGACCGACGAGAAGGTAAAAAATGCCATCGAAATCAAATAA
- a CDS encoding D-2-hydroxyacid dehydrogenase, whose protein sequence is MKGTTEKTTEAHRHAHRIVALDGYGLNPGDLSWEQIESLGEFTVYDRTAVDEIVERAAQADIVLTNKTPLNAATLDKLPRLRYIGVLATGYNIVDIEAAKERGIVVTNIPAYSTDSVAQMVFAHLLHIANDVAAYAQSVKAGDWANCKDFCYLKSPIFELAGKTIGIVGFGHIGSAVARIAHAFGMKVLAKTSKSREALPDYVSPVSWGTLLADSDVITLHCPLTDSTRNLINADSIARMKPTAIVINTGRGPLVNEHDLAEALNSGRIKAAGVDVLSQEPPRADNPLIAARHCYITPHIAWATFEARERLMQIAADNIRQYIDGHTVNQVNR, encoded by the coding sequence ATGAAAGGCACGACCGAAAAGACAACCGAAGCACACCGGCACGCCCACCGCATCGTGGCGCTCGACGGTTACGGGCTGAATCCCGGCGACCTGTCGTGGGAACAGATCGAGTCGCTGGGCGAGTTTACCGTCTACGACCGCACGGCCGTCGACGAGATTGTCGAACGGGCCGCCCAAGCCGACATCGTGCTCACCAATAAGACACCGCTCAACGCAGCAACCTTGGACAAGTTGCCCCGGTTGCGTTACATCGGGGTATTGGCTACGGGCTACAACATCGTCGACATCGAGGCCGCCAAGGAGCGGGGTATCGTTGTGACCAACATACCGGCTTACAGCACCGACTCGGTGGCTCAGATGGTATTTGCCCACCTGCTCCACATCGCCAACGACGTGGCTGCCTATGCCCAGAGCGTAAAGGCAGGCGACTGGGCCAACTGCAAGGATTTCTGTTACCTGAAAAGTCCCATATTCGAGTTGGCCGGCAAGACAATCGGTATCGTAGGCTTCGGCCATATCGGCAGTGCCGTGGCTCGCATCGCCCATGCCTTTGGCATGAAGGTGCTGGCCAAGACCTCCAAGAGCCGTGAAGCGCTGCCCGACTATGTGTCACCCGTTTCGTGGGGGACGCTACTGGCCGATAGCGATGTCATCACGCTGCACTGTCCTCTCACCGACTCGACCCGCAACCTCATCAACGCCGACTCCATCGCCCGCATGAAACCGACCGCCATCGTTATCAACACGGGGCGCGGCCCACTCGTCAATGAGCACGACCTGGCCGAGGCGCTGAACAGCGGCCGCATCAAGGCTGCCGGAGTCGATGTGCTGTCACAGGAACCGCCACGGGCAGACAATCCGCTTATCGCCGCCCGCCACTGCTACATCACCCCCCACATTGCCTGGGCCACCTTCGAAGCCCGCGAACGGTTGATGCAGATTGCCGCCGACAACATACGTCAATACATCGACGGTCACACCGTCAACCAGGTGAATCGATAA
- a CDS encoding lipoate--protein ligase: MRYIALPDQTVRRLSFYLAMEEYIARTRTGEDCFFMWQVNPTVIFGRNQLMENEINMDYVRSHGIEYYRRKSGGGCVYADFSNIMFSYITDDFNVSFTFDRYLQLIAHTLNKLGVKAQASGRNDITVEGKKVSGNAFYRVGGRSIVHGTMLFDTNLENLVLSITPSNEKLITKGVESVRKRVTNLKEYLDIDIEEFKQFMRSSLCDSEECLPPDDIARIGEIEQEYLKEEWILGNNPRYTLVRRGYGSAGEIEARIEIKNGIVKALNLMGDYFPVGEIDAFLHRFREVPFTREAFDRVLDEAPIENYIHRLDREAFTRILFNDPT; this comes from the coding sequence ATGAGATATATCGCCCTGCCGGATCAAACCGTTCGCCGTCTATCGTTCTATCTGGCTATGGAAGAATACATTGCCCGCACGCGTACCGGCGAAGACTGTTTCTTCATGTGGCAGGTGAATCCCACCGTTATCTTTGGCAGAAACCAGTTGATGGAAAACGAAATCAACATGGACTACGTGCGTTCGCACGGCATCGAATACTACCGCCGCAAATCGGGCGGAGGGTGTGTCTATGCCGATTTCAGCAACATCATGTTCTCCTACATCACCGACGATTTCAACGTCAGTTTCACCTTCGACCGCTACCTGCAACTCATTGCCCACACGTTGAACAAGCTGGGTGTCAAGGCTCAGGCCTCGGGGCGAAACGACATCACGGTCGAGGGGAAAAAGGTATCGGGCAACGCCTTTTACCGGGTGGGCGGCCGCAGCATCGTGCACGGCACCATGCTCTTCGATACCAATCTCGAAAACCTGGTTCTCTCCATCACCCCCAGCAACGAGAAACTCATCACCAAAGGGGTAGAATCGGTGCGGAAACGGGTGACCAATCTCAAAGAGTATCTCGACATCGACATCGAGGAGTTCAAGCAATTCATGCGTTCGTCGCTCTGCGACAGCGAGGAGTGCCTCCCCCCCGACGACATTGCACGTATCGGTGAAATCGAACAGGAATATCTCAAAGAGGAGTGGATCCTGGGCAACAACCCGCGCTACACGCTGGTGCGCCGGGGATACGGCTCGGCCGGTGAGATAGAGGCCCGCATCGAAATCAAGAACGGTATCGTCAAGGCGTTGAATCTCATGGGCGACTATTTCCCCGTGGGCGAAATCGACGCATTCCTCCACCGCTTCCGCGAAGTGCCCTTCACCCGCGAAGCCTTTGACCGGGTGCTCGACGAGGCACCTATCGAGAACTACATACACCGGCTCGACCGGGAGGCATTCACCCGCATCTTATTCAACGACCCAACATAG
- the gcvT gene encoding glycine cleavage system aminomethyltransferase GcvT gives MEDILKTCLHQKHLDLGAKMMPFGGFDMPIEYTSIIEEHNAVRHAAGIFDVSHMGEILITGPDSERYINYIFTNNIRGAEPGKIFYGMLLYPDGGTVDDLLVYKMADERFFLVVNASNIEKDYQWIVEHSAGYNLNIENQSDYYGEVAVQGPQAEACIEELLHLDVKELQFYTCKEIACEGETIIVSRTGYTGEDGFEIYGSHAFINRVWDVLVGSKRVTPCGLGCRDTLRFEVGLPLYGHELEKDITPIEAGLGMFVKLDKDDFIGKEAIARQKAEGAKRKIVGIELADKAIPRSGYEVYADGKVIGHVTTGYNSISTGKSVCMALIDSAYATLGTEVEIHIRKKFFKGTVVKKRFYEKNYKK, from the coding sequence ATGGAAGATATCTTAAAAACGTGCCTGCATCAGAAACACCTCGACCTGGGTGCCAAGATGATGCCTTTCGGCGGATTTGACATGCCTATTGAATACACCTCGATTATCGAGGAGCACAATGCCGTGCGCCATGCCGCCGGCATATTCGACGTGTCGCACATGGGCGAAATACTCATCACCGGCCCCGACAGCGAGCGCTACATCAACTACATTTTCACCAATAACATACGGGGTGCCGAGCCGGGGAAAATATTCTACGGCATGCTGCTCTACCCCGATGGCGGCACCGTCGACGACCTGCTGGTCTACAAGATGGCCGACGAGCGTTTCTTCCTGGTGGTGAATGCCTCGAACATCGAGAAAGACTACCAATGGATTGTCGAGCACAGTGCCGGATACAACCTGAATATCGAAAACCAGTCGGACTACTACGGCGAGGTGGCCGTGCAGGGTCCACAGGCCGAAGCCTGCATCGAAGAGCTGCTGCACCTCGACGTGAAGGAGCTGCAATTCTACACCTGCAAGGAGATTGCGTGCGAAGGCGAGACCATCATCGTATCGCGCACGGGATATACCGGCGAAGACGGTTTTGAGATTTACGGCAGCCATGCCTTCATCAACCGGGTGTGGGACGTGCTGGTGGGCTCGAAACGGGTAACTCCCTGCGGACTGGGTTGTCGCGACACCCTTCGCTTCGAAGTGGGATTACCCCTCTATGGACACGAACTCGAAAAGGATATCACCCCCATCGAAGCCGGCTTGGGCATGTTTGTCAAACTCGACAAGGACGATTTCATCGGTAAAGAGGCTATCGCCCGCCAGAAGGCCGAAGGAGCCAAACGTAAAATCGTAGGCATCGAACTGGCCGACAAGGCTATCCCCCGCAGCGGTTACGAAGTTTATGCCGACGGCAAGGTCATCGGCCACGTCACCACAGGCTACAACTCCATATCGACGGGCAAGAGTGTGTGCATGGCTCTCATCGACAGCGCCTACGCCACTCTGGGTACCGAGGTAGAGATACACATTCGCAAGAAATTTTTCAAGGGAACGGTCGTCAAGAAACGCTTCTACGAAAAGAACTATAAAAAATGA